A single window of Sphingobacterium sp. ML3W DNA harbors:
- a CDS encoding DUF4091 domain-containing protein, whose translation MKKSFYCLLVGLFICTQQGYSQKINELADPRASSTTEKWDNLKEKNNFSFSIADYSYSKTIPPTVETLTKSWNTKAWKGEKVHTQLVFWSNRDHEKVEVTSSSLKNSQAQQIATKDITLGYITYVLTDLSGDLKQGCGISQGLDSALVADRITDQSSFEYEKNTTRPLWLSIQVPRDAAVGIYKGSLTIKADNYKTTIPYSIEVLAHVLPETKDWEYHLDLWQNPYSIARQFQVELWSPEHFNIMKPHYERLRDAGQKNITVSIINDPWNGQTYDKYQAMIKWTKKKDDTWSYDYSIFDKWVGFMREIGISKYINCYSMIPWNMNFQYFDENTGKYEILKVKTDDPKYREHWLPLLKDFARHLKQKGYFEWTTIAMDERPQEDMKRAIAIIKEADPQFRSSLAGAYHPEISNEFADYSITLGEEMAPEVLKARQEKGYKTTVYTCCTEIFPNTFTNSGYQEATWLAWHSVQRGFDGYLRWAYDCWNANPNQDTRYGSWLGGDTYFVYPDNMTSIRFEKLIEGVQDAEKIRILRKELNAPQLQKLNEVIDGFTNKNINQKAIPNQIKEAQKVLNSL comes from the coding sequence ATGAAAAAATCCTTTTATTGTTTATTAGTCGGTTTATTTATTTGCACACAGCAGGGTTATTCGCAGAAAATAAATGAACTAGCAGACCCAAGGGCATCCAGCACCACTGAAAAATGGGACAATCTAAAAGAAAAAAACAACTTTTCTTTTAGCATAGCAGATTATAGCTACTCCAAAACCATCCCCCCAACCGTAGAAACATTGACAAAATCATGGAATACAAAGGCTTGGAAAGGTGAAAAAGTACACACACAGCTGGTATTTTGGAGCAATCGAGACCATGAAAAAGTTGAAGTGACATCCTCATCTTTAAAAAATAGTCAAGCACAACAAATAGCAACTAAAGATATTACTTTAGGATACATCACCTACGTCCTGACAGATTTATCAGGAGATTTAAAACAAGGTTGTGGTATCAGTCAAGGATTGGACTCAGCTTTGGTAGCAGATCGTATCACAGATCAATCAAGTTTTGAATACGAAAAAAACACGACAAGACCGCTTTGGTTAAGCATTCAAGTACCTCGTGATGCTGCAGTAGGAATATACAAAGGTTCGCTTACAATAAAAGCCGACAATTACAAAACGACTATACCTTATAGTATAGAAGTACTTGCTCATGTATTACCAGAGACAAAAGATTGGGAATATCATTTAGACTTATGGCAAAACCCTTACTCTATTGCCCGACAATTTCAAGTAGAACTATGGTCGCCAGAACATTTCAACATCATGAAACCACACTATGAACGGTTACGTGATGCTGGCCAAAAAAATATTACCGTAAGTATCATTAATGATCCCTGGAATGGTCAAACATATGATAAATACCAGGCCATGATTAAATGGACTAAAAAGAAGGATGACACTTGGTCTTATGATTATAGCATTTTTGATAAATGGGTAGGATTTATGCGAGAGATTGGTATTTCAAAATATATCAATTGCTACAGTATGATTCCTTGGAACATGAATTTTCAATACTTTGATGAAAATACAGGTAAATATGAAATTTTAAAAGTTAAAACTGATGATCCAAAATACAGAGAACATTGGTTACCTCTATTAAAAGACTTTGCAAGGCATCTTAAACAAAAAGGTTATTTTGAATGGACAACCATTGCTATGGATGAAAGACCTCAAGAAGATATGAAACGTGCAATTGCAATTATTAAAGAAGCAGACCCACAGTTCAGGTCATCACTTGCAGGTGCATATCATCCAGAAATTTCTAATGAGTTTGCTGATTACAGTATCACCCTAGGAGAAGAAATGGCACCAGAGGTATTAAAAGCACGTCAAGAAAAAGGCTATAAAACAACAGTTTATACATGCTGCACTGAGATTTTCCCTAATACATTTACCAATTCTGGCTACCAAGAAGCAACTTGGTTAGCTTGGCATAGTGTACAGAGGGGTTTCGATGGTTATCTAAGATGGGCATATGACTGTTGGAATGCCAATCCCAATCAAGATACCCGTTACGGATCATGGTTAGGTGGGGACACGTATTTTGTATATCCAGACAACATGACCTCTATTCGTTTCGAAAAATTAATTGAAGGTGTACAAGATGCTGAGAAAATAAGGATTTTAAGAAAGGAATTAAATGCTCCACAATTGCAAAAATTAAATGAAGTAATTGATGGATTTACAAATAAAAACATCAATCAAAAAGCAATTCCAAACCAGATTAAAGAAGCGCAAAAAGTGTTGAACAGTTTGTAA